The following proteins come from a genomic window of Candidozyma auris chromosome 4, complete sequence:
- the BNI4 gene encoding Bni4p: MSEEALWNNSFYSSTAHISQSSSANHISALRKSVALPHSVSSNSIAAVPLDAATEKEVLTQKTSFMTPSPSMKALEKMMNDKGANCGPDVAVPDAIAEEEEPLVSNSPEAPVASVFDKPGFSNANYTYHNSGSRVSLRQSQHQPQPMASTSTFHTAPSSESVRRSVEGSDNIETNTQSDQNDRRYSSSISTIGESGYSVGTPKLDPPASFHTFKRTTKDYSPQLLTVAANPDKRRGSADSDHDTTAVEDTPVDEKQNSSYPSASNVTLKQPVQKEFPEPPTAVEKMQQPNIQRSPENRDARFQGSPKRPVKSLLDVEPLSHTQEALQPPFQDERLSKTLNAAESFKKDKLTRSSPEKSTSSPSNISQKMSSSAFGTPRSKISSQFRRNSVDINEKEAHISPRVHKRSNTVGDISAVANSQKKQGPEPLQKKAATNPEPSNVRSTPGAGASKRFSFRGLFKIKSKNHSLDKVKEDSEMGPSKPTKIKSKSYSSPSFSTLVGPSPGKNKSEKRESKNIFGGFKRKKSEVPELSTKNVESKNTSRPNGELKIDSTKQPQQNSKPSIPQTPTTPGSLADMDTPATTNLEPTKEGPTIREVDDSDYNFEYTKASHAEEHEVSEADDTAKLVSDPPKRHSNQNYGEELTLEPTPQLALPDFQPSDRSFGSPLLKYKFNETPKSKAAQSNRSSLNPPKSDQLLGEALFPKSLNTSEIENIVSLERSRSMRSIKSNSKRSSFINYNGSDENVIVYSGEAGQNSPSTMRRSGSILKNSSSMNSLNGVVHSIDKAVSDSLLPSPIEHHEREALDENILQSALDFMEQDTENENLHDFIEFTDFIDVDNLDFPASPMQFDQQLSPVSEPSGRVLDSSPELKYSETINDRAESRNVAQPEKARELTREGKSQEDFISSEHSFIPASPNERQDESIQPVLTAEAPAQENGKIENSFQRSKTEDTVTTDSELPSLVIVEEKPDANEKRQEPEPSTPTLGLEDDDALKKSPILGTAYKMALNEAVARNSPNNASRPISMSFKGFKGPAISKQAIAKTGSHQSLNMNDSSNESSAVGQGFGSSDDDDDSEDDFSSEDESENNMENGFTGLVKKPLQAPGLKSTGNAANRGVPSPKLMGLHPPKGPFGHDRVPSLSDQSTTSSPRSLTSFISRIRKSPMASPKVQQQQQYKTEGVRFSSRIILYDTYNCDEYDRHPDIATCNQLTPMLAQQIREELNEIKSQMEVHHESQCYTHFF, from the coding sequence ATGTCTGAGGAGGCGCTCTGGAACAACTCCTTCTACTCGTCCACCGCCCACATCTCCCAGCTGAGTCTGGCAAACCATATCCTGGCGCTTCGCAAGCTGGTGGCGCTTCCACACTCGGTCTCGCTGAATTCGATTGCCGCTGTTCCCTTGGATGCTGCCACGGAAAAGGAGGTGTTGACTCAGAAAACGTCTTTCATGACTCCCTCGCCGTCGATGAAGgccttggagaagatgatgaacGACAAAGGTGCAAACTGTGGGCCTGATGTTGCTGTTCCGGACGCAATAgctgaagaggaagagccTCTCGTATCGAATTCCCCCGAGGCACCCGTGGCCTCTGTGTTTGACAAGCCAGGCTTCTCCAACGCAAATTACACCTACCACAATCTGGGGCTGAGAGTGTCGCTCAGGCAACTGCAGCACCAACCGCAGCCCATGGCTTCCACTTCGACGTTTCACACGGCTCCGTCTTCAGAATCGGTGCGCCGCTCTGTAGAGGGCAGTGACAACATCGAAACCAACACTCAGAGCGACCAAAACGACAGACGGTACTCCTCTTCCATCAGCACCATTGGCGAATCGGGTTACTCCGTGGGCACGCCGAAATTGGACCCGCCAGCATCTTTCCACACTTTCAAACGCACAACTAAAGATTACTCGCCGCAGCTTCTAACGGTGGCCGCCAATCCAGACAAACGCAGGGGCCTGGCGGATCTGGACCACGACACTACGGCCGTCGAAGATACGCCCGTGGACGAAAAGCAAAACTCCTCTTATCCATCAGCATCTAATGTCACATTGAAGCAACCCGTGCAAAAAGAGTTTCCTGAACCTCCAACTGCAGTTGAGAAAATGCAACAGCCTAATATTCAAAGATCACCGGAGAATCGTGATGCTCGTTTTCAGGGCTCTCCCAAAAGACCCGTCAAATCCCTTCTTGATGTGGAGCCCCTTCTGCACACTCAAGAGGCCCTTCAACCCCCTTTCCAAGATGAGAGATTGAGCAAAACCTTAAATGCTGCAGaatctttcaagaaggacaaaCTCACGCGTTCATCGCCCGAGAAACTGACATCCTCACCATCCAACATCTCGCAGAAAATGCTGTCCTCGGCATTTGGTActccaagatcaaaaatttcttcacAATTTCGTCGTAACTCGGTGGATATCAATGAGAAAGAGGCTCATATCTCACCAAGGGTCCACAAACGGAGTAATACTGTGGGTGACATCTCAGCGGTTGCAAACTCTCAGAAGAAACAGGGCCCCGAACCATTACAGAAAAAAGCTGCAACCAACCCTGAACCATCAAACGTTCGCTCTACTcctggcgctggcgccTCCAAGAGGTTCAGTTTTCGTGGTTTGTTCAAGATAAAGTCGAAAAACCACTCGCTAGACAAAGTGAAAGAGGACTCTGAGATGGGGCCAAGCAAGCCTACCAAGATCAAATCGAAGTCTTATTCCTCACCATCATTTTCAACTTTGGTGGGACCTAGTCCAGGCAAGAATAAGTCAGAGAAGCGGGAGTCTAAAAATATCTTCGGTGGCTTCAAACGTAAAAAGAGCGAAGTCCCTGAGCTTTCTACAAAAAATGTTGAAAGTAAGAATACCTCAAGGCCCAATGGTGAATTGAAGATTGATTCAACGAAACAGCCTCAGCAGAATCTGAAGCCTAGTATTCCACAAACTCCAACTACGCCAGGATCTCTCGCCGATATGGATACACCAGCTACCACCAACTTAGAGCCAACTAAGGAGGGTCCAACCATTAGAGAAGTCGACGACTCTGATTACAATTTTGAGTACACTAAGGCAAGTCATGCTGAAGAGCATGAGGTTAGCGAAGCTGACGACACTGCGAAATTGGTTTCAGATCCTCCAAAGCGTCACAGCAACCAGAATTATGGCGAGGAATTGACATTGGAGCCCACACCCCAATTGGCCCTTCCTGATTTCCAGCCCAGTGATCGTTCCTTTGGCTCACCCCTCCTCAAGTATAAGTTTAACGAGACGCCAAAATCTAAAGCAGCTCAATCTAATAGATCCAGCTTGAATCCACCTAAAAGTGACCAGTTGTTAGGTGAAGCGCTCTTTCCAAAACTGCTTAATACGCTGGAGATTGAGAATATAGTATCGCTTGAGAGATCGAGGTCTATGAGATCCATTAAGTCTAAtagcaaaagaagctccTTCATAAACTACAATGGCTCTGACGAGAATGTCATTGTATACAGTGGTGAAGCCGGACAGAACAGTCCAAGCACCATGAGACGTTCCGGGAgtatcttgaagaattcgCTGTCGATGAACAGTCTCAACGGAGTTGTGCATCTGATTGATAAGGCGGTCTCGGACAGTCTATTACCAAGCCCAATTGAGCATCACGAGAGGGAAGCCCTTGATGAAAATATACTTCAGTCTGCTCTTGACTTCATGGAGCAAGACACTGAGAATGAAAACTTACATGATTTCATCGAATTTACAGACTTCATCGACGTGGATAATCTTGACTTCCCTGCGTCCCCAATGCAGTTCGATCAGCAGCTCTCTCCCGTGAGTGAGCCAAGCGGAAGAGTTTTGGATAGCTCTCCAGAACTTAAGTATTCTGAGACAATTAACGATCGAGCAGAGAGCAGAAATGTGGCGCAACCAGAAAAGGCGAGAGAATTAACGCGCGAGGGTAaatctcaagaagattttaTCAGCTCAGAACATTCTTTTATCCCTGCATCACCCAATGAGAGACAAGATGAGCTGATACAACCTGTCCTCACCGCTGAGGCTCCCGCCCAAGAGAACGGTAAGATTGAAAACTCATTTCAACGCTCTAAAACAGAAGATACTGTCACTACCGATAGTGAATTGCCAAGTCTAGTTATTGTGGAAGAGAAGCCTGATGCTAACGAAAAGCGCCAAGAACCAGAGCCGCTGACCCCAACTTTAGGTTTGGAGGACGATGACGCTCTCAAAAAACTGCCGATCTTGGGCACAGCTTATAAGATGGCGCTCAACGAGGCAGTTGCCCGGAATTCTCCCAACAATGCCAGTAGACCAATATCCATGTCCTTCAAGGGGTTCAAAGGGCCCGCGATTAGCAAGCAGGCAATTGCCAAGACGGGATCGCACCAGCTGTTGAACATGAATGATTCATCGAACGAGTCGTCAGCAGTAGGGCAAGGGTTTGGTCTGTctgatgacgacgacgattCCGAAGATGACTTTAGCTCCGAAGATGAGCTGGAAAACAACATGGAGAACGGTTTCACCGGCTTAGTCAAGAAGCCGCTTCAGGCACCAGGTCTCAAATCAACCGGTAATGCAGCTAATAGAGGAGTGCCATCGCCCAAATTAATGGGATTGCACCCACCCAAGGGCCCATTCGGCCACGATAGAGTGCCTTCACTTAGCGATCAGAGCACCACCTCGAGTCCACGCTCGTTGACATCATTTATTTCGAGAATAAGAAAGTCGCCCATGGCGTCGCCAAAGgtgcaacaacaacagcaatACAAGACTGAGGGCGTGAGATTCTCGTCGAGAATCATCTTGTATGATACCTACAACTGCGACGAGTACGATAGACACCCCGATATCGCCACATGCAACCAGTTGACGCCAATGTTGGCTCAGCAGATTCGAGAGGAGctcaatgagatcaaaagCCAGATGGAGGTGCACCATGAGTCGCAGTGCTACACACATTTCTTTTAA
- the YCK2 gene encoding serine/threonine protein kinase has translation MSNPAVLAAAAASSQPNMSSASSSNNSVVGLHYKIGKKIGEGSFGVLFEGSNIINGVAVAIKFEPRKTEAPQLRDEYRTYKHLQGCEGIPNAYYFGQEGLHSILVIDLLGPSLEDLFDWCGRRFSVKTVVQVAVQMIDLIEEVHRHDLIYRDIKPDNFLIGRQGFPDENKVHLIDFGMAKQYRDPRTKQHIPYREKKSLSGTARYMSINTHLGREQSRRDDLEALGHVFFYFLRGQLPWQGLKAPTNKQKYEKIGDKKRTTSANLLCEGLPRQFAEYLDAVRSLPFEADPAYEEYRMLLLSVLDDMGTHCDGVFDWMNLNGGKGWDAAINKKPNLHGYGHPNPPNERDRRHREQRRNRPHHSQAGGSQIPSSAANNNLSNNVSPGQQQQISAAQTHQQKLQHLINRPLPPIKQEAPTRSTMGIMQSNDAMGGQGNYKNSPSNYVNGQNGYQYEQQQHVSEEESKGFWSKLCCH, from the coding sequence ATGTCAAATCCTGCTGTGTTagctgccgctgctgcctcCTCCCAACCCAACATGAGCAGTGCAtcctcctccaacaactctgTGGTGGGCTTGCACTACAAGATCGGCAAGAAAATCGGCGAAGGCTCGTTTGGTGTGCTCTTTGAAGGCTccaacatcatcaacggTGTGGCCGTGGCCATCAAGTTCGAGCCGAGAAAGACAGAGGCCCCTCAGTTGAGAGACGAGTACAGAACGTATAAACATTTGCAAGGATGTGAAGGGATCCCCAACGCCTACTATTTTGGTCAGGAAGGATTGCATTCGATTCTTGtcattgatcttttggGACCCTCTCTCGAAGATTTGTTTGACTGGTGTGGCCGCCGTTTCAGTGTGAAGACGGTGGTGCAAGTGGCTGTGCAAATGATCGACTTAATAGAAGAAGTGCACCGCCATGACCTCATCTACAGGGATATCAAGCCcgacaacttcttgatcgGAAGACAAGGCTTCCCTGACGAAAACAAGGTACACTTGATCGACTTTGGCATGGCCAAACAGTACAGAGACCCACGCACAAAGCAGCACATCCCTTACCGAGAAAAGAAGTCCTTGAGCGGCACCGCCAGATATATGTCGATCAACACCCATTTGGGTAGAGAGCAGCTGAGAAGAGACGACTTGGAGGCGCTCGGACATGTGTTTTTCTACTTTTTGCGTGGGCAATTGCCTTGGCAGGGATTGAAAGCCCCAACCAACAAGCAAAAATACGAGAAGATTGGCGACAAAAAGAGAACCACGTCGGCAAATCTCTTGTGTGAGGGCTTGCCCCGCCAGTTTGCCGAGTACCTAGACGCCGTTAGATCGTTGCCATTTGAAGCGGACCCAGCGTATGAGGAGTACAGAATGTTGCTTCTTTCCGTCTTGGACGATATGGGCACCCACTGCGATGGCGTGTTTGACTGGATGAACTTGAACGGCGGCAAAGGGTGGGACGctgccatcaacaagaagccaAACTTACACGGCTACGGCCATCCCAACCCACCAAACGAGCGTGACAGACGTCATCGCGAGCAGCGTAGAAACAGACCTCACCATTCGCAGGCGGGCGGCAGTCAGATCCCTTCGTCGGCAGCCAATaacaacttgagcaatAATGTTTCACCAGGacaacagcagcagatCTCTGCTGCGCAAACTCACCAGCAGAAGTTGCAACACCTCATCAACAGGCCATTGCCTCCAATCAAGCAAGAGGCCCCCACACGCTCGACCATGGGCATCATGCAAAGCAACGACGCCATGGGAGGGCAGGGCAACTATAAAAACTCTCCATCAAACTATGTTAATGGCCAGAATGGCTACCAGTACgagcaacaacagcacGTTTCTGAGGAGGAGAGTAAGGGCTTTTGGTCGAAATTGTGCTGCCACTAA
- a CDS encoding exosome non-catalytic core subunit CSL4: MTRTAVPGQYLMAAVEEENGIFKRYFPGKGAILTTLDVENGQAEVISATVLGSVVVQELAKKDEEEDTREKQYLVSVVSGNEYATFAKEIDANAQSVVSATSTNLPREGDVVLVKVIRLNSRQATCEILCKEGSGNVASDSGMGSNGTSAQYSVPMGGGSQLLSSYGAVASNTLAGAQPVDVGEAFRGLIRSQDVRSTDRDKVRIVDCFRPGDVVRASVLSLGDGSNYYLTTARNDLGVVFAKSEGGAGDIMVALDWETMVCEKTGVIEKRKCAKLFA, from the coding sequence ATGACTCGAACAGCAGTGCCAGGCCAGTACTTGATGGCGGCCGTGGAGGAGGAAAACGGCATCTTCAAGCGCTACTTCCCAGGTAAGGGCGCCATTTTGACGACCTTGGATGTGGAGAATGGCCAAGCCGAGGTTATTCTGGCGACAGTGCTTGGAAGTGTGGTTGTGCAAGAGCTAGCGAAAAaggacgaagaagaggacaCTAGAGAGAAACAGTACCTCGTTTCGGTAGTCTCAGGCAACGAATATGCGACATTTGCCAAAGAGATCGATGCCAATGCCCAATCGGTGGTTTCTGCTACTTCGACGAATCTCCCAAGAGAAGGCGATGTCgtgttggtgaaggtgatcAGACTCAACTCAAGGCAGGCCACGTGTGAGATCTTGTGTAAAGAAGGCAGTGGAAACGTTGCCTCAGACTCGGGCATGGGCTCCAACGGCACCTCGGCCCAGTACTCGGTGCCAATGGGTGGAGGCTCGCAACTTCTATCGTCGTATGGAGCTGTGGCGTCCAATACTCTTGCAGGTGCTCAGCCTGTGGATGTGGGAGAAGCGTTTCGTGGTTTAATCAGAAGCCAGGATGTTAGATCAACCGATAGAGATAAGGTGAGGATTGTCGACTGTTTCCGTCCTGGTGATGTTGTGAGGGCTTCTGTGCTCTCTCTAGGCGACGGTTCCAACTACTACTTGACCACGGCCCGTAACGATTTGGGGGTAGTGTTTGCCAAGAGCGAAGGAGGCGCCGGCGACATCATGGTTGCGTTGGACTGGGAAACCATGGTATGTGAGAAGACTGGAGTCatcgagaagagaaagtgtGCCAAGTTGTTTGCCTAA
- a CDS encoding class I SAM-dependent methyltransferase, with protein sequence MSHSQSIEANKEAFQKFSADYDKRAFIKVLQDAVAYILVTFDSTRPRKTLAETETPINGEEILNMVNALPKGQISGNLLKPGCKIIDFACGSGAITERLAPFLTQGEYIGIDVSEGMLEKFNEAAEKIQHEWPNFKVKSLCGDILSNDFADASLVGSADLVFSSMAFHHLHDYNAVADKLKTYVKPGGHIVVLDMFKAASGPSLLSKHSHGHGNSDELSEVAKEHGASHRGIANEEMVQCLTSGCEEVSSARELHLNLWFDKQMVDPEGKKQLPERNGMSLAPCGVVVGVAKRSSTVSGG encoded by the coding sequence ATGTCCCATTCTCAGTCAATTGAGGCCAACAAGGAGGCATTTCAGAAATTTTCGGCCGACTACGATAAGCgtgctttcatcaaagtTCTTCAGGATGCTGTTGCCTATATCTTGGTGACGTTTGACCTGACCAGGCCCAGAAAGACTCTCGCAGAAACGGAGACTCCCATAAATGGAGAGGAGATTCTCAATATGGTCAATGCCCTTCCAAAGGGACAGATACTGGGTAACTTATTGAAGCCAGGATGTAAAATCATCGACTTTGCCTGTGGCTCAGGCGCTATCACCGAGCGGTTGGCACCATTTCTTACCCAAGGTGAGTATATAGGCATTGACGTCTCAGAAGGgatgttggagaagttcaacgaagcagcagagaaaATCCAGCATGAATGGCCAAATTTCAAAGTGAAATCCTTGTGTGGAGACATTCTCTCGAACGATTTTGCCGATGCCTCCTTGGTGGGCTCTGCTGACTTGGTGTTCTCCTCCATGGCTTTCCACCATCTCCACGACTACAACGCGGTTGCCGATAAACTAAAGACATATGTGAAGCCAGGAGGACACATTGTTGTGCTAGACATGTTCAAAGCAGCCTCTGGCCCAAGCTTGTTGTCGAAGCACTCACATGGACACGGGAATTCAGACGAGCTTAGTGAAGTTGCCAAAGAGCATGGAGCTAGCCACCGTGGAATTGCCAACGAAGAGATGGTGCAATGTTTGACGTCGGGGTGCGAGGAAGTGTCGAGTGCAAGAGAACTTCATTTGAACTTGTGGTTTGATAAGCAGATGGTGGACCCCGAGGGTAAGAAACAGCTTCCTGAGAGAAATGGGATGTCGTTGGCGCCCTGCGGGGTGGTCGTGGGTGTTGCCAAGCGAAGCCTGACAGTGTCAGGTGGTTAA
- the ELA1 gene encoding elongin A, protein MVQSLKAIALQVCVQSAGRITDVGSTPYGLVKPILKKMTSKQLAIVETNSPTVMPESDEVWGLLIEKDFPDRPIHGGTKQELVIGELTDMPNRASYKKYMEERDIFRASSAQRLRKMTEKLRKEKSKNSITPIPSIIRTTPIRRNYNGDPSSRYSSSSRSPKTILGKAMKDIQQRKLMFGNNRRPTYDAYTEFRKRPPPSSSPSMPRSKLLHQKEQAVPKASVQSAQPPRLSSPPSGHQTSPKKRPGEPVIFLPKKKMPPRAPRIPPESKQDIKQQPHSPKGALKPKVKSSIFH, encoded by the coding sequence ATGGTTCAGCTGCTAAAAGCAATAGCGCTACAAGTGTGTGTGCAGCTGGCTGGACGAATCACAGACGTCGGGTCCACGCCGTATGGACTTGTCAAGCCCATACTTAAGAAGATGACTCTGAAGCAACTAGCAATTGTGGAAACAAACAGCCCGACGGTGATGCCAGAGTCTGATGAAGTGTGGGGGCTTCTTATAGAAAAAGACTTCCCCGATAGACCTATCCATGGCGGTACCAAGCAGGAGCTCGTGATTGGGGAACTCACAGACATGCCCAATCGGGCGCTGTACAAGAAATATatggaagaaagagacatATTCAGGGCATCCTCGGCACAGAGGCTACGGAAGATGACGGAGAAGCTACGGAAGGAGAAGTCGAAGAACTCAATCACGCCGATCCCTAGTATAATTAGGACAACGCCCATACGACGCAATTATAATGGTGACCCTCTGCTGAGATACTCCTCGTCTTCACGGTCGCCCAAGACCATATTGGGCAAGGCTATGAAAGATATACAACAGCGAAAACTCATGTTTGGCAATAACCGCAGGCCAACGTACGATGCATACACTGAGTTTAGGAAAAGACCTCCTCCATCGTCTTCTCCACTGATGCCTCGTCTGAAATTGCTACATCAGAAAGAACAAGCGGTGCCAAAGGCATCAGTGCAGTCAGCACAGCCACCAAGATTGTCTTCTCCGCCTTCTGGGCACCAGACCTCTCCTAAGAAACGCCCAGGTGAGCCAGTCATATTCCTACcgaagaaaaagatgcCACCACGAGCTCCCAGAATCCCGCCAGAGCTGAAACAGGACATCAAACAACAACCACATTCTCCAAAGGGCGCTTTGAAGCCGAAAGTGAAACTGTCAATCTTTCACTAA
- a CDS encoding class I SAM-dependent methyltransferase produces the protein MRVLSKIFASSIVNFDTSAPRKTLADTESPIDDEKAIEEFSQLHDKIPGNILKPDSKVLDFACGTGLVAQQLCPFIPKGEYLGIDINESMLESYEEKAKVLQEKYPEFKMKSVCADIMDKDFDISSFENYADLLICTLAFHHIHDYHKVAEELKRMVKPGGWILIYDFYNEDLEKEEITRELQEKGMARHGVTVDEMNECLEKNCVNVSSAREMRVDLWQNEVFIESHCTEAVKQQLKSAPRKGELFLVPCSVILGIAQKKQG, from the coding sequence ATGAGAGTGCTCTCCAAGATTTTCGCCTCATCTATTGTCAACTTCGACACTTCGGCTCCCCGCAAAACTCTTGCCGACACGGAATCTCCAATAGATGACGAGaaagcaattgaagagTTCAGCCAGCTCCACGACAAGATCCCAGGCAACATACTCAAGCCAGACTCGAAAGTGCTTGATTTCGCCTGCGGCACGGGGCTTGTGGCCCAACAGCTCTGTCCGTTCATACCCAAAGGTGAGTACTTGGGTATTGACATCAACGAGCTGATGCTTGAGCTGTACGAGGAGAAGGCCAAAGTTCTACAAGAAAAGTATCCAGAATTCAAGATGAAGTCTGTTTGTGCTGATATCATGGACAAAGATTTCGACATCAGTTCGTTCGAGAACTACGCCGACCTTCTCATTTGCACCTTGGCCTTCCACCATATCCACGACTACCACAAGGTGGCCGAGGAGCTCAAGCGGATGGTGAAGCCAGGAGGATGGATTTTGATCTACGACTTCTACAATGAAGATctcgagaaggaggaaatcACCAGAGAGTTGCAGGAGAAAGGTATGGCCCGCCATGGAGTCACCGTGGACGAGATGAACGAgtgtttggagaagaattgtGTGAATGTCAGCAGTGCTAGGGAAATGCGTGTGGATCTTTGGCAGAATGAGGTTTTCATAGAATCTCACTGCACTGAGGCCGTGAAGCAGCAATTGAAGTCTGCTCCCCGTAAAGGtgagctttttcttgtACCTTGCAGTGTGATTCTTGGGATCgcccagaagaagcagggGTGA
- the RPP1 gene encoding RNA-binding RNA processing protein RPP1: MYDLNVPWPSSSYTAPPSAAQMTNLCNTLAMLYSLGYRYIAINFVVQETVKLPLNNPDKLNPIPIETLRKKMSKYEGLRLFTRITLVITDPAKCQSISKLNASFAFDLISAQPTTEKALQLTTTNLDIDIVSLPMAARLPFFVKHKTVGQALEKGMKFEICYSGLISGPAMYESSLVLGTTGHLSRKNFIGNVLQVIRASRNRGLVFSSGASEPMHARNYSDILAIMDTLGLKVSNGKDGFVRNPELALMAGRLRIKSNKQTVMIGNQGGAERASAAIIDEITPKKLESTKRSKNDPDTAPAKRRKQ; the protein is encoded by the coding sequence ATGTACGATTTGAACGTGCCGTGGCCCCTGCTGTCATATACAGCGCCGCCGCTGGCCGCTCAGATGACTAACCTATGCAACACTTTGGCCATGCTCTACTCGCTTGGCTATAGGTATATTGCCATCAACTTTGTTGTGCAAGAAACTGTGAAGCTTCCGTTGAATAATCCTGATAAACTCAATCCTATACCGATTGAGACGCttcgaaaaaaaatgagcAAGTATGAGGGGCTCCGTTTGTTTACGAGAATCACGTTGGTGATCACGGATCCGGCGAAGTGCCAGAGCATTCTGAAGCTTAATGCCTCCTTTGCGTTTGACCTTATCTCGGCGCAGCCAACTACAGAGAAGGCCCTTCAGCTCACGACAACAAACCTAGATATTGATATTGTTTCATTGCCAATGGCAGCACGATTGCCGTTTTTTGTAAAACACAAGACGGTGGGCCAGGCGTTGGAAAAAGGCATGAAGTTCGAGATCTGCTACCTGGGGCTTATATCTGGGCCGGCCATGTACGAGCTGTCCTTGGTATTGGGTACCACTGGCCATTTGAGCAGgaagaacttcattggTAACGTACTTCAAGTAATAAGAGCCAGCAGGAACCGAGGACTTGTATTTTCCAGCGGTGCTCTGGAACCAATGCATGCACGCAACTACAGCGACATTTTGGCAATCATGGATACGCTAGGATTAAAAGTTTCCAACGGAAAAGATGGTTTTGTGAGAAATCCAGAGTTGGCACTCATGGCTGGGCGCCTTAGAATTAAGTCGAACAAGCAGACAGTGATGATAGGTAACCAGGGTGGAGCTGAGAGAGCCTCTGCGGCCATCATCGACGAAATCACACCCAAAAAGTTAGAGtctacaaaaagaagcaagaacGACCCCGACACTGCCCCTGCCAAGCGCAGGAAGCAGTGA
- the PDR16 gene encoding phosphatidylinositol transporter, producing the protein MLFKKDKKDHKEHQEVNENVTHIPFSEPTEESKVPEETKLTNHQKECFTKVYEHFAQEGFLVANSEDALKHKDKTQFTPLTEDEKAWLTRECFLRYLRATKWKVEDAIARIEGTLAWRREFGVSHNFDADNAVNGSLVSPENETGKEVILGYDNDSRPCLYLKPGRQNTKTSQRQVQHMVYMLEKVIDYMPAGQDSLALLIDFKASPVGTQSNKIPPVSTGRQVLNILQTHYPERLGRALLTNIPWLGWTFLKIIHPFIDPLTREKLVFDQPFPNYVPKSQLDQDFGGMVNFEYEHEKYWPQMVSMAEEKKRKYVKRFETFGSRVGLSEYDLRGDHEDLKYQPGVA; encoded by the coding sequence atgcttttcaaaaaggacaaaaagGACCACAAGGAGCACCAGGAGGTCAACGAGAACGTGACTCACATCCCTTTCCTGGAACCCACGGAAGAGTCAAAGGTGCCTGAAGAAACCAAGCTCACTAATCACCAGAAGGAATGTTTCACCAAAGTTTATGAGCATTTCGCCCAGGAAGGATTCTTGGTGGCCAATTCCGAAGACGCGTTGAAACACAAGGACAAAACACAGTTCACGCCTTTGACGGAAGATGAAAAGGCGTGGTTGACGAGAGAGTGCTTCTTGCGGTACTTGAGGGCGACAAAGTGGAAAGTCGAGGATGCCATTGCTAGAATCGAAGGCACGCTTGCGTGGAGACGTGAATTCGGCGTGTCTCACAACTTCGATGCTGACAATGCCGTAAACGGCTCGTTGGTGTCTCCCGAAAACGAAACCGGTAAGGAAGTCATCTTGGGATATGACAACGACTCCAGACCATGTCTTTATTTGAAGCCTGGCCGTCAAAACACAAAGACTTCGCAAAGACAAGTTCAGCACATGGTGTATATGCTTGAGAAGGTCATTGACTACATGCCAGCAGGGCAGGACTCCTTGGCGCTTTTGATAGACTTTAAGGCGTCGCCTGTGGGCACGCAATCGAACAAGATTCCTCCAGTGAGTACGGGAAGACAAGTTCTCAATATCTTGCAGACGCATTACCCCGAGAGATTGGGGAGGGCTCTTTTGACCAATATTCCTTGGCTCGGATGgactttcttgaagataaTTCACCCATTTATTGACCCTCTTACAAGAGAGAAATTGGTGTTTGACCAGCCATTCCCCAACTATGTGCCAAAATCGCAGTTGGATCAGGATTTCGGTGGTATGGTGAACTTTGAGTATGAACATGAAAAATACTGGCCCCAGATGGTGAGCATGGccgaagaaaagaaacgCAAATACGTCAAACGGTTTGAGACGTTTGGCTCTCGCGTCGGATTATCTGAGTATGACTTGAGAGGGGATCACGAGGACTTGAAGTACCAGCCTGGAGTTGCATAA